Proteins from one Pseudarthrobacter sp. BIM B-2242 genomic window:
- a CDS encoding MoaD/ThiS family protein, giving the protein MPEISVVLPGVLQPLAGGQSILTAPAEGPLTVGKLLEMVTGDYPVLARRLRDETGALRRYVNIYVNGDEVRRLQGMETEVAAGQEVLVIQSVAGG; this is encoded by the coding sequence GTGCCTGAGATCAGTGTGGTGCTCCCCGGTGTCCTGCAGCCACTTGCCGGCGGGCAGTCCATCCTGACTGCGCCCGCCGAAGGGCCTCTGACGGTGGGGAAGTTGCTCGAGATGGTAACCGGGGACTACCCGGTGCTCGCTCGGCGCCTGCGGGATGAAACCGGGGCACTCCGACGCTACGTGAATATTTACGTGAACGGCGACGAAGTGCGGCGGCTCCAAGGCATGGAGACCGAGGTGGCTGCCGGCCAGGAGGTGCTTGTCATCCAGTCAGTGGCCGGCGGCTAG
- a CDS encoding alpha-amylase family protein: MRIAETSDLWWKNAVIYCLDVETFFDDDGDGTGDFAGLTQRVDYLAALGVTCIWLMPFYPSPDRDDGYDVTDFFTVDPRLGTMGDLVEFIRSAKDRGMRVIADFVVNHTSNQHPWFVEATKSKDNPYRDYYVWRADTPPDTSSEVVFPGEQTSLWTKDKATGEWYLHMFAEHQPDLNVTNPKVRNEIAKAMGLWLELGLDGFRLDAVPFFLETRGQPKDDAANRDPHEYLSALRSFLNRRNGSAVMLGEVNLPYKEQLEYFGGTEGNELNMQFDFMTMQHLYLALARKDARPLAENLKSRPPLHPDNQWAMFVRNHDELTLDKLSDAEREEVFAAFGPEKNMQVYGRGLRRRIPPMLGGDAERIRMVYSLLFSLPGTPVLFYGEEIGMGEDLRQKSRSAVRTPMQWNNTKNGGFSDAKVAELVAPLVRGEFGPDHVNAAAAKRDPESLWNFMATLIQRYRESPELGWGEFALIDQPEPAVFAHSCTSDGGTMVLLHNFGTAKVKVTGTVAPEDGPKRTYRGTMLLDVLDGGNVPMEPDGGFTVELGRYGYRWFRVQQPGDRLAP; this comes from the coding sequence GTGAGAATTGCCGAGACCTCTGACCTCTGGTGGAAGAATGCGGTCATCTACTGCCTGGACGTGGAGACTTTCTTCGACGACGACGGCGACGGCACCGGTGATTTCGCCGGCCTGACCCAGCGTGTGGACTACCTCGCGGCACTGGGCGTGACGTGCATCTGGCTGATGCCGTTCTACCCGTCACCGGACCGCGACGACGGCTATGACGTGACGGATTTCTTCACCGTGGATCCCCGGCTGGGCACTATGGGGGACCTGGTGGAATTCATCCGCAGCGCGAAAGACCGGGGCATGCGGGTGATCGCCGATTTCGTGGTCAACCACACGTCAAACCAGCATCCGTGGTTCGTGGAAGCAACGAAGTCCAAGGACAATCCCTACCGGGACTACTACGTCTGGCGCGCGGACACTCCCCCGGACACGTCCTCGGAAGTGGTGTTCCCGGGCGAACAGACCTCCCTGTGGACCAAAGACAAAGCCACGGGCGAGTGGTATCTGCACATGTTCGCCGAGCACCAGCCGGACCTGAACGTGACCAATCCCAAAGTCCGCAACGAAATCGCCAAAGCCATGGGACTCTGGCTGGAGCTGGGCCTGGACGGCTTCCGGCTGGACGCTGTGCCGTTCTTCCTCGAAACCCGGGGCCAGCCGAAGGACGACGCCGCGAACCGCGACCCGCATGAGTACCTCAGTGCGCTCCGCAGCTTCCTGAACCGGCGCAACGGCAGCGCAGTGATGCTTGGTGAAGTGAACCTCCCATACAAGGAGCAGCTGGAGTACTTCGGCGGCACCGAAGGCAACGAGCTGAACATGCAGTTCGACTTCATGACCATGCAACACCTCTACCTTGCCCTTGCCCGGAAGGATGCACGTCCTCTGGCGGAAAACCTGAAGAGCCGCCCGCCGCTGCATCCCGACAACCAGTGGGCCATGTTTGTCCGCAACCATGACGAACTCACCCTGGACAAGCTCAGTGACGCCGAACGGGAAGAGGTTTTCGCCGCCTTCGGTCCCGAGAAGAACATGCAGGTCTACGGCCGCGGCCTCCGCCGCCGGATCCCGCCGATGCTCGGCGGTGACGCCGAAAGAATCCGGATGGTGTACTCGCTGCTGTTCTCGCTCCCGGGGACCCCGGTCCTCTTCTACGGCGAGGAAATCGGCATGGGCGAGGACCTGCGGCAGAAGAGCAGGTCAGCCGTGCGCACCCCCATGCAATGGAACAACACCAAAAATGGCGGCTTCTCCGACGCCAAGGTTGCCGAACTGGTGGCCCCGCTGGTCCGGGGAGAATTTGGTCCGGACCACGTGAACGCTGCTGCCGCCAAACGGGACCCGGAGTCCCTGTGGAATTTCATGGCCACGCTGATCCAGCGCTACCGGGAGTCGCCGGAGCTGGGCTGGGGCGAATTCGCGTTGATCGACCAGCCCGAGCCCGCGGTGTTTGCCCACAGCTGTACCTCGGACGGGGGCACGATGGTCCTGCTCCATAACTTCGGCACCGCAAAGGTGAAGGTCACCGGGACGGTGGCACCCGAGGACGGCCCAAAGCGCACCTACAGGGGCACCATGCTCCTGGATGTCCTCGACGGCGGCAACGTGCCGATGGAGCCCGACGGCGGCTTCACGGTTGAGTTGGGCCGTTACGGCTACCGGTGGTTCCGGGTGCAGCAGCCGGGCGACCGGCTGGCGCCGTGA